One Rosa chinensis cultivar Old Blush chromosome 5, RchiOBHm-V2, whole genome shotgun sequence genomic region harbors:
- the LOC112203534 gene encoding V-type proton ATPase 16 kDa proteolipid subunit: MGAAYWTTKSGVGVASMGVMRQELVMKSIVPVDMAGVLGIYGLIIAVIISIGINPKAKSYYLLDGYAHLSYVLTCGLAGLSTVVIPLSLLRFSTFTVAGALGSSKQSCGIG; the protein is encoded by the coding sequence ATGGGCGCGGCATACTGGACCACCAAGAGTGGCGTGGGCGTGGCCTCGATGGGAGTGATGCGGCAGGAGCTGGTCATGAAATCGATTGTTCCGGTGGACATGGCTGGAGTGCTTGGGATCTACGGCCTCATCATAGCTGTGATTATCAGCATCGGGATCAATCCAAAGGCTAAATCTTATTACCTGTTGGATGGATATGCTCACTTGTCCTATGTCCTTACTTGTGGCCTCGCTGGACTTTCCACCGTCGTCATCCCCCTTTCCCTCCTCCGATTCTCAACCTTCACCGTCGCCGGCGCTCTTGGGAGTTCGAAACAATCTTGCGGAATTGGGTAG
- the LOC112168211 gene encoding protein CUP-SHAPED COTYLEDON 1, with the protein MDLMNLGRHLDQLNGVHLHDNQLPPGFRFHPSDEELISYYLLKKVMDSNFTCRAIAEVDLNKCEPWQLPEKAKMGEKEWYFFSLRDRKYPTGLRTNRATEAGYWKATGKDREIYSSKTCSLLGMKKTLVFYRGRAPKGVKSNWVMHEYRLEGRFAYNYLPRNSQEEWVISRVFQKAKKSNGPESKKTRMIGSSGYPAEPSSPSSSSVSLPPLFDSSPYYPTVPFSNGNGSLTDRDSCSHDNRTPREHVSCFSTNSDSANTGTFNHLMTSLDLAPPPQPQTSLHLSGGFGGLSDFPSLRSLQENLHLPFFFPQGLQPHQPYSGAGGSFDLGDWSSLGNWRGAAAEEPRAVGPTEADCMWTY; encoded by the exons ATGGACCTCATGAACCTCGGTCGCCATCTTGATCAGCTAAACGGTGTTCACCTCCACGACAACCAACTGCCGCCGGGGTTTCGCTTCCACCCTTCCGACGAGGAACTCATCAGCTACTACCTCCTCAAAAAGGTCATGGACTCCAACTTCACTTGTCGCGCCATAGCCGAAGTTGACCTCAACAAGTGCGAGCCATGGCAGCTCCCTG AGAAAGCAAAGATGGGGGAGAAAGAGTGGTACTTCTTCAGCCTCCGCGACAGGAAATACCCGACTGGCCTTCGCACCAACCGTGCCACTGAAGCCGGGTACTGGAAAGCCACCGGGAAAGACCGAGAGATTTACAGCTCCAAGACTTGTTCCCTTCTTGGGATGAAGAAGACTTTGGTTTTTTACCGCGGCCGAGCTCCCAAGGGTGTGAAAAGTAACTGGGTCATGCATGAGTACCGCCTTGAAGGCCGATTTGCTTACAATTACCTCCCCAGGAACTCCCAG GAAGAGTGGGTCATTTCGAGGGTATTCCAGAAGGCCAAGAAGAGCAATGGACCCGAATCCAAGAAGACCCGAATGATTGGGTCCAGCGGGTACCCAGCCGAGCCCAGCTCgccttcttcctcctctgtctCACTGCCACCACTTTTCGACTCCTCCCCTTACTACCCAACCGTCCCTTTCTCCAACGGCAATGGTTCCCTCACCGACCGTGACAGCTGCTCCCACGACAACCGTACCCCGAGGGAGCACGTGTCCTGTTTCTCCACCAACAGCGACTCCGCCAACACCGGCACTTTCAACCATCTCATGACTTCCTTGGACCTCGCTCCGCCGCCGCAGCCGCAGACTTCGCTCCACTTGTCTGGCGGCTTCGGCGGCCTCTCGGACTTTCCGAGCCTCAGGTCTCTCCAGGAGAATCTCCACCTGCCCTTCTTCTTCCCGCAGGGACTGCAGCCCCACCAGCCCTACTCCGGGGCCGGTGGCTCCTTCGACCTCGGTGACTGGAGCTCACTCGGAAACTGGCGTGGCGCCGCTGCCGAAGAGCCCAGGGCTGTGGGTCCAACCGAGGCCGATTGCATGTGGACGTACTAA